Genomic window (Tripterygium wilfordii isolate XIE 37 chromosome 11, ASM1340144v1, whole genome shotgun sequence):
TCAATGTCCTCGATCACAATGATAGACTTGTTTGTGGTCTCCATAAATAGCCTTTTAAGCTCTGTATTATCCTTGACCGTCGTCAACTCAAGGTCATAGACATCATAATTCAACAAATTAGCCATGGCTGTGATCATGGTTGATTTGCCTGTCCCTGGAGGACCATATAGGAGATAACCACGCTTCCACGCCTTACCAATTTTCGTGTAGTAGTCTTTGCTCTGACTGAACTTGATAAGGTCCttcttgatctcttctttcttcttctcctccattgCCAGAGTATCAAACGACGCAGGGTGCTCGAACACTACATGACTCCATTTATTTGCCATGTAATATCTCCAATTCTCGCTAGGATTGTTAGTAAATAGCTTTCTCTGCCTATTTTTGGCCACCGTAGCCTTGCCTTCTGTCAGCACATGATCAATATATGATCCTGTGATGACTTCTCTGTCGCGTTTGTGGAATGTGAGCTTGTAATACCTCTTCTCTTCTGAAGCAGGATAGAAAGAAAATGATTGTGTTTTGGTAACATTTCTTATTGAAATCCACCAGACCTTGATGCCATTGAATTCATCGACGACCTCTTCCTGATCATCCATGCTTAGTATTATAGACTTGCTCTCTTTAACATCATCAGCTTTGAGACGTTTGGCGTGCAGGGTTGAGTTGGCACTAAGATAGCTTTCAATCAGACTGTATGCCTCGCTACGCTTAAGACGTTCTCCAGCGAGTTCGGGGAATGTGATTTGGATATATGGATTGAACAGATTCAGCCATCGATGAAAGTACCGTCTGATGAAGCCTACGATTTGAGGAGGGAAATGATCGCGAAATATTGCTCCGATGAACATCAAGCCAGCTACGGCTGAGCCCAGTTGAGTCATCATCTCTGCTATTGATATCACCTGTTTCAGTGAGGGAAGAAATTGTGTATAGCTGAGCTTGAATGTTTTTATTTAAATGCAAGGCGGTTTAGTGTTGGTCCTTGTCCAATCTCCATATGAATATATAGAGGTAGAGAAGTTTGATGTGAGTAGGTTCATGGTTTGTTGATCaagttgttaatttgttttGAAGTTTCCTCATGAATTCCTAAACAATATAGTCAAGTCTTGGTCTTTGCCTTGTTCCTTCATCTTCGCCGTAGAAAATGCTACTTATTATGGTCCCATTTTTGAGCAATACAAAAAAGTCATGCATCCCTTGTTAGCAGGAAGCTCGCGACCCCCAATTTTGACGCTTGCTTAGATTCCTTTCGACTTGTGAGTATTGGGAGGTGCGGATAGATACTTGTTATGATGGACTTATATGTTTATGTAACACTAAGTTTTACATGAGTTGTACTGTCATGTCAtatgttttatatttatatttttataacgAAATAATCCAATCTAACAAAGACTTTAAACACTCAAAAGTATAACATAGTGTACACGGAGGGATTCGATCCCATCAGATGTAgtctctactccacttgttgggtatAACATAACTCATTCCACAAGTATTGGGGAGTGTTATGAATAAAAGTCTCATATTGATTGGGACTTATCCAATTGAGTAGTATATGTGAGTAAAGCCTATTCTCTACATACGACAAGACATTTTCTTAACctagtgagttgggctttgacCCAAAGTAACTGGGCTTACTCAATGAGTTGGGCGTTGTCCTGTAGTATCTTTCGGTGTGTAAATTGGAACATTGAaaatctttcaatgaccaaatgTGCTATTAACCCGATTTTTTTCACATCCCTAGTTAACATCgtttgccatgtcaacaatacTTAACGGTCAATGTGCCACATGGACACATTGATTGTCCAAAACTGGGCAAATCTGTCCGATTGTgtaattttgtacaatttgaatcttTGGTGTATCGAATTGGCACAAAAAATATTtcggtgtgcaaattgaaacattgaaaataacataaaatcaGATAAATATTAGCTAGTATTATTGGCTCCTTGCATAAGGATCTAGAGCTTCTTTGCGTTGTAAGGAAGCAGATCGTATGTGCTGTCTGTAAATATCAAAGAAATTCATTCACATATATGCATGGATGTATAATGTATTATGCATATGACTTTTCTTCGATTTTCCAACTAATGACACAATCGATCAGTACATGTGCGAGGAACTTGTGACCAGAATTTTCTTCGATTCCTACCTGGCTAATTCAACAATAATTTGAAAGGCGATACAAATCaaactttttttgaaaaagaggtCGTAGACCTGATTTTATTAGGCAACCCAATAAATTGAGACAAATCAAACTTTGGAGTAATTACAACGTAAGGATCCTCGAAATTCATTTGGTTGTCCATGTCAATTAACCAGGTCACTTTCTTTTTCCAACAACTTGATACGAGAAATTTGTGTTTCATTGTGATGCAACAATATTTGCAATTTCAAtttatggaaaatgacatattaataccactttcaaaactgttggacatttaggtccactccaaaaaactttattgcTCATaggtccatttttattttttataatatttaaatcatttaaattttatcttattccttttttgccctttttcaaagaggattagatcAAATACGGTTTTTTCTCTTGTTATATGTGACATCTCttttatctcactacatctgctctctctactgcatctatctcttatcacaataactttctctctcctactgcatctctttctcatcacaacaactttctctctcctattgaatctctctctttactacatctctctttcctacgtctttctctctctcatatctttttatggctgtcgttttggtccaaatatgactgggcattatgAGTTTCTATGAGAGAAGTCTAATGGTAATGGTGGTATTGTAAATTATTGTcgaaatcgatcggatctgaattttttttccaaattataacactggctgaccaatgttattgttttgaaacaataacattggtaacactgggcattcaatgttactgttttgaaatagaaaCATTGAccaaccaatgttactattttaaaatagCCATATCCGATAGTCGTTTTGGGCCATACatgactgggcattgtgcgtctcagtgaggggactctaatggtagtggtggtatggCAAATCGCAGCTAAAATTgaccggatctgaagttttttccaaatagtaacactgaccgaccaatgttactgttttgaaatagtaacattgactaatgttactgttttaaaacagcCATATCCGATGGTCGTTTTGGGCCGTACctgactgggcattgtgtgcttcaatgaggggagtctaacTATGATGGTGGTATGACGAACCGCCACTGAAATCAATCAGATATGAAGTTTTTTCCAGATAATAACGTTgggcgaccaatgttactgttcaTTGGCCGagatggatttgaggaagagagatgagagacccAAGGCTAGTGAGAGGAAGAGACCCTAGGCTAgtgaaagagaaaggaaaatcaGTATTGCTTTGTTGACAACCATCACCACTACCACCCCGACAACCACCCCCCATCATAAGTTTTTAGGTTTTCGAACCCGATCATCAAAAATTTTTATGGATTCTTCATTTTCATACGTCAGATAGGGGGGAGTTGGCGTATTGTCGAAGAGAAATCCATCTTAGTAGTGGCAATTTCATAAACGCATTGAACAGATATCCAAAACGAAGTAGGAGTGGAAAATTAAGCAAGCACACACAATGATCTAACAATTAACTTCAATCGAGGTTTACAAGAAGTGATAAAGAGACTTTCATTTACAGTCTTCTATACATTGAATACTGTATTGAATTGAATTCTAGGAAAAtgtattctttttttcctttctaactgATAAaacgaaatgtaaaaaaaattgaagtgtaTTTCTCTTTAGCCCTGAGAAGTTAAAGAGTAAAAATATGAAAGTAGTAGTGATAAGAGATTGAAGCAGCGTACCATATCctatttttttgagaaagaaagagaagagaagggtagGTTTTGATAGAGGAAGAAGACAAAGGTAAGAAAGTAACTAATATATTAGTGGTACCtaagagggataaagttttttgaactGGACTTGaatgtccaaaagtttcacaagtggtatCGGCTTGGAATTTTCccttcaatttatcaatttttagaTGGATAATTTATTTAGATCTACAGCCCACAACAAAATTGTTTcgatatttttaatttgtttttcttattattttttgacataGTTGTTATGTATATCGAAAACGACGTGTAGCCCATCAATTTGGTAGTCCATGGGAGCCCACCAGGTTTAttgcattgatttaatcaataaaataattttatttccactattttatcccagaattcattgtccaaaatttattgttttaatatagattctattgttttttaaagcacaatctataattcattgtttaagttctgaattcattatttttgaaaattccattgaaaaaaacaatggaattaagatttacttgataaaacttatcgacaatggattttttaaaaagagttttatgcgcggattctgaatatgtaatttttaaaaaaatctaacatatatttaaAGAGTTAAAACgctttaaaatttcatttaaaagactTGGGTTCCCTTTGGCTATCACTATATGGGCTACCTAGTactattgtatatatatttagttaaaccaaaaaaaaaaaaataaccaatAAAATTAACAATTTCATACAGTTAATCACTAATAAAGGCCTAAGGCTCCAGATGGGCTTTTTAACGCTCAAGGCCAGCCCATAACTGATCACTAGTGGCAACTGGCCAGTGGGCACTGGGCAGAACTACAGTGTCCTGAGTCCTGCATAAGTAATGTTTCCGGAGCATAAAACGACATAGTGGTTAAGGCCCATTAACATTCGGCCCATCAATGTACTGCTAGTTTACcaattaatatttgatttttttttattacgaGGGAAGGAAATAAAAAGCTCAAACTCGAGACCTAGATTCCACACATATGAGTACATCTAAACTACTCGTGTTCTCAACATTGGAATGTTATTCTTGGGGAAGTTCTGCTTCATATCTTAATTCGGGCATTTTTCCTAATATTACCATCATCCACATTCTTTTACCCCAAACAAGTTGGAATCATCTACCTTCTATATGACCAGTTCTGAGCAATTTTGTTCACAGAATGTAGTGGTTAATTAACATCATTAGCATTCACAGGTTTGTATTAGCAGGGTGCTTTTTCTGGGAAGCTTTTCAGGTAATCTCTGGTTTTTGGGTATTATATCTTTTGGTGCACTAGAAGCATACCAAGTGTTCGACAAAAGTCCCCACCCGTTAGCATCCTTAGATGGCAATCAAGTAGTGATTTAATTTTAGCCACTTCAAACTGCTAAGATTATATGTAGCAAGTGGACACTGCGCCAGACACATTGAACAGACAGAGACACTAATTGAAAATTGACAAAACATGTTTTGTC
Coding sequences:
- the LOC120008989 gene encoding AAA-ATPase At3g28580-like, giving the protein MMTQLGSAVAGLMFIGAIFRDHFPPQIVGFIRRYFHRWLNLFNPYIQITFPELAGERLKRSEAYSLIESYLSANSTLHAKRLKADDVKESKSIILSMDDQEEVVDEFNGIKVWWISIRNVTKTQSFSFYPASEEKRYYKLTFHKRDREVITGSYIDHVLTEGKATVAKNRQRKLFTNNPSENWRYYMANKWSHVVFEHPASFDTLAMEEKKKEEIKKDLIKFSQSKDYYTKIGKAWKRGYLLYGPPGTGKSTMITAMANLLNYDVYDLELTTVKDNTELKRLFMETTNKSIIVIEDIDCSLDLTGQRKEKEKKKDKDQENKEPNPQKEKEKEERKSKVTLSGLLNFIDGLWSACGGERIIIFTTNYVDKLDPALIRRGRMDKHIEMSYCCFEAFKLLAKNYLDIESHDLFPTIARLFEETKMTPADVAENLMPKSVDEDVEICLNRLIEAMEVAKEEEARKKSEEAALLKVENERLASTKEDVKDSEVSVKEVKENGVLDKEVSVKEGNGNGNGITH